In Massilia antarctica, the following are encoded in one genomic region:
- a CDS encoding MarR family winged helix-turn-helix transcriptional regulator — MNELNSHAELCLRMARANAALLRRFDNSLGGHHGISFSDFQILNHLSRAPGGRLRRVDLAERLGLTASGITRSLLPLEKIGLVTREADPRDARVGFAVITATGKELALNASDVVDLISREALRPFAPDQLEAMSSILGQIAGINLSNS, encoded by the coding sequence ATGAACGAATTGAATTCCCACGCCGAACTCTGCCTGCGCATGGCGCGCGCCAACGCGGCCCTGCTGCGCCGCTTCGACAATTCGCTGGGCGGGCATCACGGCATCAGCTTTTCCGACTTCCAGATCCTCAACCACCTGAGCCGTGCCCCGGGCGGGCGCCTGCGCCGGGTCGACCTGGCCGAACGGCTGGGGCTGACCGCATCCGGCATCACGCGCAGCCTGCTGCCGCTGGAGAAAATCGGCCTGGTTACGCGCGAAGCCGATCCGCGCGATGCCAGGGTTGGCTTTGCCGTGATCACCGCGACGGGCAAGGAACTGGCGCTCAATGCCAGCGATGTCGTCGACCTGATCAGCCGCGAAGCGCTGCGCCCCTTCGCGCCGGACCAGCTTGAAGCGATGTCGTCCATCCTGGGACAGATCGCCGGCATCAACCTGAGCAACAGCTAA
- a CDS encoding MFS transporter — protein sequence MDNPRQTRTALLRDPDFRWMMGGAIISALGDQFTIIALPWLVLVSTGDPFKMGLVIALMSVPRAIFILLGGALVDRYSPKSMLMISKYVNTVLLALLAGMVFTGHVSLGAISMLALAIGFASAFSIPAGTSMLPNVVAPAQLPMANGMMMGVRQVTMLAGPLLAGLLMALFGDGSGHAAGSAAGAGAAGVGIAFAVDSASFLLSAWTLSKVKLAHAPPKAAPQAVLRAVGAGLAMVWNDTALRTCMLYWGLCSFVVGGTMQVALPVLASTVLHGASALGLVMGVHGAGSLAGMALSGVLGKFRVRNFGTTVLLGDVLVGLLLIPLGLVAASWQAAALMLAIGVLGGFMQVAVFSWLQQRVPRAMLGRAMSISMFIFMGVAPLSAALTGYLLQQLTLAQLFGAAGLFLMGTALLAWLLTPMSTVADGPPPPAQA from the coding sequence ATGGACAATCCACGACAAACGCGCACGGCCCTGCTGCGCGACCCGGATTTCCGCTGGATGATGGGCGGCGCCATCATTTCAGCGCTGGGCGACCAGTTCACCATCATCGCCCTGCCCTGGCTGGTGCTGGTGAGCACGGGCGACCCGTTCAAGATGGGCCTGGTGATCGCCCTGATGAGCGTGCCGCGCGCGATTTTCATTTTGCTCGGCGGCGCCCTGGTCGACCGCTATTCGCCCAAGTCGATGCTGATGATCAGCAAATACGTCAACACCGTGCTGCTGGCGCTGCTGGCCGGGATGGTGTTTACCGGGCACGTGAGCTTGGGCGCGATCAGCATGCTGGCGCTGGCGATCGGCTTCGCCTCGGCCTTCAGCATCCCGGCCGGCACCTCGATGCTGCCGAACGTGGTGGCGCCGGCCCAGCTGCCGATGGCCAACGGCATGATGATGGGCGTACGCCAGGTCACCATGCTGGCCGGGCCGCTGCTGGCCGGCCTCTTGATGGCGCTGTTCGGCGACGGCAGCGGCCATGCGGCCGGCAGTGCGGCCGGCGCGGGCGCGGCCGGCGTCGGCATCGCCTTCGCCGTCGACAGCGCCAGCTTCTTGCTGTCGGCCTGGACCCTGTCGAAAGTAAAGCTGGCGCATGCGCCGCCGAAAGCGGCGCCGCAAGCAGTGCTGCGCGCGGTCGGCGCCGGCCTCGCCATGGTCTGGAACGACACGGCGCTGCGCACCTGCATGCTGTACTGGGGCCTGTGCTCGTTCGTGGTGGGCGGCACCATGCAAGTGGCGCTGCCGGTGCTGGCCAGCACGGTACTGCACGGCGCCTCGGCGCTGGGCCTGGTCATGGGCGTGCACGGGGCCGGCAGCCTGGCCGGGATGGCGCTCAGCGGCGTGCTGGGCAAGTTCCGGGTGCGTAACTTCGGCACCACGGTGCTGCTGGGCGATGTGCTGGTCGGCCTGTTGCTGATACCGCTGGGACTGGTGGCGGCGAGCTGGCAGGCGGCCGCCCTGATGCTGGCGATCGGCGTGCTCGGCGGGTTCATGCAAGTGGCCGTGTTCAGCTGGCTGCAGCAGCGCGTGCCGCGCGCCATGCTGGGGCGGGCGATGAGCATCTCCATGTTCATCTTCATGGGCGTGGCCCCGCTGTCGGCGGCGCTGACGGGCTATCTGCTGCAACAGCTCACCTTGGCGCAGCTGTTCGGCGCAGCCGGTTTGTTCCTGATGGGGACGGCGCTGCTGGCCTGGCTGCTCACGCCGATGAGCACCGTGGCCGAC